The Lonchura striata isolate bLonStr1 chromosome 33, bLonStr1.mat, whole genome shotgun sequence genomic interval tgctccagccccggcccctgtgGCTCGGGCGCTGGCCTGGGCTGCTCTCCTGCCACGGCTGCCCTCTCTTGCAGAGCAGCCTCGCATCCCAGGCCAAGATGTCCTGCTACGACCTGTGCCCACCCCGGAGCAGCACGGAGCTGTGCCCGCCCAGAACCAGCgtggctgtgccccagcccaTCGCTGAGAGCTGCAACGAGCTGTGCGCCCGCCAGTGCCCCGACTCGTCTGCCTTCATCCAGCCCCCGCCCGTGGTGGTCACCTTCCCCGggcccatcctcagctccttcccccagcaggCCGTGGTGGGCTCCTCCGGAGCACCGGCCTTTggcggctccctggggctgggcggCCTCTACGGCGCCGGTGCCACCCAGGCCTCGGGCGGCCTCTGCACCTTTGGCAGAGCCTCCGCTGCTGCCGCCTGCAGCCCTTGCGCCTTGCCCCGCTacagcaggaggctctgggaCACCTGCGGGCCCTGCTagagccaccagcagcagccccagagccccgccgccgccccagCCCAGCGTGGAGAAGCTGAGCTCGGCACAAGCTGCCCTGGCCTCCTGCAGCCCGTGACACCCGGCCTGCCCGGGGGCTGCCGccgtccccagccctgcctctcctGACCTTCTTGCTACAATAAAGTTTTTCTGCATCCTACTCCTGTCTCTCAGTGTATTTTTCTGTCATTCTCTTCATTCTACAACTGAACGGCACATTCTGGTCCCTCCATTTTTCGCCAGGGCATATCATGTGATTTTTAGCCCTTTGAATGATCaggttttttctgctttttttgtaTCACTTCATGTTCTAACCTTTGTTTTATTCAGCATTAGTTCCATTGTTTTTTCCTAGTTTAACTCTTTCTGTCGGACAGGCTGGGGAGTGTTTGCTGTGAAAAAGAAATTGGGTGGTCTCTTTCCCATGGTTTAACATGTTCTTCTTATATTCCCATAACTCTCAGGTATTTTATGGTTTCCGTGTATTGACTCCACAGCATGTAAAGGGCACAGGACCTCTGGCCTAGTGAAGTGACTGCACACTCACGGtcacagcaggagcagatgtTCCCAGGCTTTGAGGGCATCAAATCCCAATGTGCCCTTCATTTGTCCCTCCTTGGAGTCCGCATCTCGAGCTGTTATTCTCTTTTTGCAGcatgattaaattattttaagcatCCAGGGGTCTGAGACTTCTTTTGGAAAACCTGGTTTTGAGGCAGTGAGAAATCCTTGTGTGAGTGGGACTGTAAGAAGTGTGGGGGTTCAAGCTGAGGTCACTGGAACCACTGGTCACTGGAGCCAGTGGTGGCTCAGATGGTTCAACTGCATGAGATCTTCAGTTCTCTGGGCCGGTTGCCAGGGTGGGGATCGGTCCtgggctggactcgatgatGTTGGAGGTGTTTTCCTAGCTCCTGGGATGCTGAGATGGCTCCTGGAAGGTGGGACAGGGAAGGTTCCTGGCCATTGCACCACCTCCTTTCCCCGCAGTCAGCAGGCACGCAGCTCTGCCCCGTCCCATGATGGTCactctgttcctgctgctcccagcagttCAACCTCCTCGTTCTTCCAGTCTGAAACTCTGATTCCCTCTGGCTCAGTGCCACTCAGCTTTCTGTTATCAGGGCTCCCGAAAGATGTGCCAATGCCAGGAATGCAAATGAATAATTAGAGGTTTTTCAGGACGGATCCTTGTGCGTAACTCCTGCCTAGACACTGAGAGAAAGGTCAGCCCTTTGTTGGGTTTTGCAATGAGACATGAGCTCACTCTGAGCAGGCATCCAGCCCAGATTAAAGCTGTGTAATCATTGTTCCCTAGGTGTTAATGGCTCTCTTCAGGGGCGTTATCTTGGCTTTAACACTTGTCTGACACAACACCTAATTAGGCTGGTAcctgcctggcactgcctggctgAGAGGATCGGGTGAAATTTGGCAGTCGCAGCTCAGGTGTTCGGCCGGGCTCATGATTTACACCCAAGCACCTCTTGGAGGCGTGGAAGCAAAGATCAGaagagaaaaggagggaaaagcatCCGCGTTTTGTAAAGTTGTTCCAGGGGCTGCCCCGGAtgaggggaaaggggacaggAAGGATGAAGCAAGGAGAGAGATGAGAACCTGCCTGGGGAGATCTTTTGGAGATGCAGCAGGGAATATTCAGGTTGGACATAGGAATTTCCTCCTGGAAACGGCAGTCAGACCTTGGAAGGAGCTCAGGAAGGTTTGGAATTCCCATTGAGAtgtccaaggaattcctggatgtTGGGGTTGGTGACCAGGTGGGAATCTGGCATGGCTtggatgatctcaaaggtcttttccaacctaaacaattctgtgCAGTTTTCTTGGTCAAAATATTCTCAAATAAGTGTTTGTTTACCCATCAAAATTAAGTCTTgttttgtgaaaataaaagcagcattcacAAGTACCATGgactaattttcatttcaatttatTGCTTACAGCCATCTGACAGATCCAGTCCAACACAAGGGAGAATGTTGAAATCACCTGTGATAAATAAGATCTGCTGTTCCTTGACACTGATTaagatattttctttgaaagagTCCCAGCGAAGGAAGAGGTAAATCCTCTCTAATGCATCAGTTCATGTTCTTTTTACCTTACCTGCTGACAGGTTCAGCCAAACCCTCCCCAAGGCAATTTATGATGGCAGTGATTAACGAAAAAAGAGAAGTAGTGTCTCACCTTTGCTCATCAGATACCTATCTCAGAAATTGTTTCCCTTTGTTCACCTTCCTCCTATCATTCCTTTTCAGAACGTGCTTTGGCAGAACTTCAGGCggtattttttggttttgtctttgaAGGCAGTTGGCTGATTTCTAATACATCGCCTGGAAGACgtgaaattaaaaggaattgCAGCACTAAATTAACACCTTGAGAAAAGAGCCATGGAATCtcctgggttggaagggccaCACAGGGATTGATTCTGACTCCTGGCCCTCCACAGGCACCCCAGGAATCCCACCCtctgcctgagagcattgtccttgagctctggcagccttggggatGGGATAGTTCCCTGTTCCAGTGCCAGACTCGATGAAAATAATTAGAATAACTACTGGAAGTCTGACAACTGGAATAATTAGTGTAAGGCAGAGAGGACTCTCAGCTGCAGGTCTGACCAAAAGCATCTCAGCCTGGTTCTGGTGGGGAGGAATCCCACTCTGGGGCTTAACAGGAAACACAAAGGCAGGTGTTGTatgcaggatttttttattgcaaGGGCAGGGAAGTCCCCACTTGGCGAGGACACAGGAGGCAAAGACAAGCAGGTTGTTCCTCACTagagctgctccctcagcctcgAGGCAGGAGGCAGGAATTTCAGGGAGAAGCCAGAGGATGGTGGAGCAGCACATTTGGCCATTGGAAGgggtggggaagaggagaatgaaCAAAGGAAGGAGGAAACAAAAAGGAGAATTTCTAGAGGGGTTCTGACTCCATGGTCTGAAGTTCTGATGCTCTTCCCCTTCCTCAGGAGCTCAGGTGAGGATCCACCGGTGTCGTTTGCCGAGCTGAGGGGTTTTTCCCTCGGGTTTAGCAGGAGCCACAGCTGCCGCGGCGGTAGCGGCCGTAGCGGGAGgaccaggggctgcaggagccgaAGGATCTCCCAAAGCCATACAGGCCCCGGTACCCACCACAGGAACCATAGCCCAGGGAGGAGCCCCCGTAGCCCCACAGGCCCCCGTAGCCCAGGGATCCGTAGCCCCCATATCCATAGAGACCCCCGTAGCCCAGGGACCCATAGCCCCCATAGCCCAGGGAGGCTCCGGAGGCCGGCAGGACGGGAGCTCCAGCAGATCCCACCACGGAATCCTGcgggaaggagctgaggatgggccCGGGGAAGGTGACCACCACGGCAGGAGGCTGGATCACGGTGGTGGAGTCGGGGCACTGGCGGACGCACGGCTCGTTCCCGCTGCCGGCCacgggctggggctggaagaCGCCGCAGGCAGAGGAGGGGTACAGGTCGTAGCAGGCCATCTTGCAGGGATTGGAGGTTGATCTGCAAATGGTTGGAGCAAGTACAAGATGTTATTTGCCAACAGAAAAGGGCTCTGGAGCTGGCTGCTTTTCCCCAGAAAGGAGAGCTTTGAAGCACTGGAATTTCCTCACATCTCTTAGAGATGAAAATTGAATAAGAACAGCCAAAATTATTTGCTGGGGAACTTTGGTGAGTCAGGGGATCAACAAGGAGAGGGACTCTACTCCAGGAGTGGAGTGTGTTGTTCTTCAGGAATTATGACTCTGGCTCTTCATTCCCACTGATCTCCTTTGTGCTGATCCTTGTCAAAACCGGGATTATAATTCATTGTCTGTTCAGATTCCCTCGTAGCTTCTTAGATGAGACCATTACAAGGGAATTGCAAGGATAATTGTCCCATATTTCCAAACATTGAATCAGGGCTTTGAGATCCCTACAATGAGCTTAACACCCCCATTTTGATCTTGGGCTACGAACTCTTTTGAAAAATTCTCACACCAAATCACTTGCTCTCATTAACTTGGAAAACCCAGCGCTTCACATTTCAGCTCCTTAAGTTCCCTCCAGGATCCTTTTAATCTTAAAAAACCTAATACAGAGCATTTTAAACGGTTCTCAGTTCTTCTCTGTGTCCTACTCCAAGCCAGTGCCTGGTCTCTTGGGGTGTTCATGCCCATTTATCTTGAATTAAAAGCATTTCAGTTGATTTGTAATAGAGCAAACTGGATCTAATGGCAGATCTGCCTCTAAACTCAACATTTCCCTGTGAACCAGGAAGATTTAAGCTTTCCAAATAATTTCCAGTCACCCATTTAACCAAACGGAGGATAGGAATAAACACGGAACCTTTCACATTATGGATACAACTGGTGAAGGCAACCCAATATCCAGCAGAATTTTCTGATAAGAGACTTTCGGTTTGGTTTGAAATGGAGTGCCAACCTCGAAAGCAGAGAGCCACCTTCCATAAGGTTTCTGCAAGGTTTATCTCTTCACCTCAAATTTTGCCTACGAGTTCCCAATGGAAGAGAGCAGCCCGGATGAATTGTACAGCAAAGAGAGATTCCAAAAGTAGCAAAGAGAGACTCCAAAAGCAGCAAAGAGCAATTCCAAAAGCAGCAAAGAGCAGCTCCAAACTTACCAAGTCGTTGAGAAGAACGAGTGAAGGGAAGACGTTTGGGAGAACCCCAAGTGGAGACAGCTTTTATACAGTTCAGAGTTGCCTGAGGGCTCAGAGGAGCTCATTAGTTGACACAGAACATTTTTTTGTATTGATTGCTCCTCAAAGTGATGACATTGTTGCTCTTTTTGTTTATTCTCGATTTTAAATGCCGCGTTACGTCACACAAGGTCCTTTGAGCTGAAATGCTGATGGGTTGAAATTGGTGCATCTTTCATCCTAAAACATGATTCACGAGTTAGTGTCAGTTTTCTGGAGTGACACCATGTACTGAGCTGTTTATACACAAATATTCTTGTCCTGTCTTATAAGACAATTATGCTCAGACATTTACAAAAATTATTAAACTCTTAGAATGGTTTGGGGACACAAATATCCAGAAATGTCTTATGTTTTTTCTGACCCTTAAGCCACAGTTTAAACTTGAGTTTAGTTCTGAAGGGAGAGATATTTATGATTTTAAGGATTAGAATGGAAAGCTCAAAATAATCAGAGTCTACATCGAGTTAATAATAAAATCTATGTTTTATTGAGATGGTTCAatttctggaagtgttcaaggctggTTTAGATCGACAGTCAATTCTGTCCATGCAGGTGTTGGAACAGGAGGGTCTTTGAGGTCCCTGCCAATTTTAAACCATTCCATGCTTCTATATAGGAGAAATCCCAAATTTAGCTGTAGTGGAAATaaaaaccccttttttttttagagaggATCTTGCAGCTAATCCCATCTTTCAGCACAAAGCAATTACAAAGTGGGAATCTGCTGGGAAGAGCAAATGTTGGATTTGCTGAGGTTTCTCTCTCTGTTTACACCACGATCATCCTACTCTATCATTATCGTCGTTATCATAATCACCGACGTGGTTATCTTCACACCAtgtattatttataaattatgAGCTTTTTCAAATCTGGAGATACGTATGGGGATTTCCCGAGCCATtatcctggggaaaaaaaaagtcatctcCAAGTTTTACAAGAAcattccaagggattttcaagCGCCTCCTGAACACCCATTACTGACTTGTTCCTACTGTGTCAGAGTTACATAAAATCTGCGCCTGGGTGTAAACACACCACAATTACAGGAGATTATCTCATTAAAATGCATAAATTGAGGCCACTTGGGTTTTTCCCATAATCAGATCTTGGTTTATAACATTGACCTTTCTGTCTTTGACCTTAAGAATAAAAtctattctttattttttatttaatacacAGAATGTCGTGTCTCTAACATGTAAGAATAGGAGGGGGAAAAcacaagaaaggaaaggaaagctcAATGAAACAACTCAGAAAACTCAATTTCCATGGAATTGTGGCTGCCAGGtgaaatatttctctgtttCCAGGGACTGGAAGAGAACCAGTGGAGAGTTTAAGAAGGAACATGGGGAGAGGCTTCTTCTAAGGGTTGAACTGGCAGGAAAAGAGAGGATGGATTAAAATTGACGGAGAggaggtttagatgggatattgggcaggaattgggcACCCTGTGAGGGTGAGGAGGCCCAGGCACAGATATTCCATGGATTCCCCCTCCCTGGAAGTttccaaggccaggatggacgAGGTTTGAAGCATCCTGGtctatggaaggtgtccctgtccatgtcaGGAGGTGCCACtggatgatctttgaggtctttttcaacccaaaccattccatgttAGCATTTTATGGCATAAAGTCCATTCAAAGATGCTCCTGATTGTCCTTGCCTTGCTTTGAGAAGGTGGAGGAAGAAATGCTGAGCCTGCAGAACCaatgtttttccctttgctATTTGTCCCCAGTCCTCATTTGAGGTCCTAAAAGAAATTCCATTGGCGCCATGTCTCCTGTTGATCTCACTCAAGGACCTTTACCTGGACAAAACCAGTGTCCTTCAGTCATCCCAATTATAAAAGgatttataaataaatgtagTCAGCTTTATTTCCTCCCCTAACGCTAAGGAAAGCAATGGGATCATAAAAAATAATTCCCCACATAAAGCCCGGAGACAATAGAGGTCTGGGGTGGAATgtgcagctcacactgtgtgtggGTTTGAAATGCACTAGCAATAAGCAAAAACAATTTCAGCACTTTTGGGGAATTATGTGTCCTGCAATTTGGGGTTGGGACCTAATTATGAACTGGCGCATCAGGTGGCCAGTGCCCTGTGGGCAAGCAGGGAGCTCTATAAAAGGTGTCTGCACCAGGTCCTTCCATCCACTTCTCTCACCTGTTCTGCCTTCGTGAACCAGGTAAGACACTTCTGTCTCAAGCTTCTCTAAACTGAACTTTCTGTCAAGAAATCTGGTTGCagtcaggctgctgctgctgctctgtagGATATTTGGTGTTTAATTTCTCATTTATCTCTAGGTCTTTCAGGAGAGGGATTGAATCCccaaattatattattttagcGCTCCAAAGGGTTACTTGCCTGTATTTTAGGAGATAAAGAATAACCTGTATATATTTTAGGAGATAAAGAATAACCTGTATATATTTTAGGAGATAAACGTAACCTGTATATATGCCTGCATTTGGTAGTTTTGCTGAGTTTGTAACAGGAAAGATAAAATCTGAGTGGACATCAGCAGCTAAGAGTAATGTATTGCTGATGAAATTACCAGATCTGGAAATTCAAAGATACAACTGAAGAGTACAGACTGTGTTGGACTGAAGAGTAACCTGGAGATCATAGTCataggaaaaataagaaaaggaaatacattTACTTCCCAGATTTATTACTGCTTCTCTTGGACTGCTTCAGCACAGCCTGAAGTTTGCTattcctttaaaattaatagaaattaaCACCTTCCACAGATCAACCTCCAATCCCTGCAAGATGGCCTGCTACGACCTGTACCCCTCCTCTGCCTGCGGCGTCTtccggccccagcccctggctgaCAGCGGGAACGAGCCGTGCGTCCGCCAGTGCCCCGACTCCACCACCGTGATCCAGCCTCCCCCCGTGGTGGTCACCTTCCCCGggcccatcctcagctccttcccgCAGGATTCCGTGGTGGGATCTGCTGGAGCTCCCGTCCTGCCGGCCTCCGGAGCCTCCCTGGGCTATGGGGGCTATGGGTCCCTGGGCTACGGGGGTCTCTATGGATATGGGGGCTACGGATCCCTGGGCTACGGGGGCTTGTGGGGCTACGGGGGCTCCTCCCTGGGCTATGGTTCCTGTGGTGGGTACCGGGGCCTGTATGGCTTTGGGAGATCCTtcggctcctgcagcccctggtcCTCCCGCTACGGCCGCTACCGCCGCGGCAGCTGTGGCTCCTGCTAAACCCGAGGGAAAAACCCCGAGTGAGGTCTCACCAACAGAAGAAATGTGATGGTTTCACAGCCAAAGAGCTTGGAACCACTGCTGCTCCATCTCAAAACCATGGATTTGTAGTTGTCCAgccccttttatttttctcctttttaatcTTCTGCCTTAAAGCTTGTCCCTCTCCATTTCTGCGACGCCTGGGGTAAATATGGAACAAAAGGGCTCAAAATGGGTCCTGTTTGTTCACATCAACAGCTGGGATTTGGAAAAGAACCCGAATCAATCACATGTGAATGTGCCTCTGGCTGGAGAAGAGGTTCTTGCTTCTTGGAGACTCTGCAAATGCATTACTGTGCTTGTTGTCATTAAAAGTTTATTGCATCAAAGTTGCCATGTTCTGgtgttcttttctccttttttaccATGGTTATTTGCCTTTGGAGAAGTCTCACCTGTGCAGGTGTCAGTAGCAGCCTAAAATATCCTGGAATCTTGGAAtatttgggttgggagggatctTAAAGCTGATCTCATTCCGtgccctgccaaggcagggacacctcccactggcCCAGGTGGCTCTGAGCTTCATCCAACCTGTCCCTAAACCATGGAGATGAATTTCCTGCCCAAAAAAACAGGGAAGATTAATTTTCTGTATGAATTTCTTCCAAGTAAAGCTTTCATCCCTTTGAACTTCATGTTCTGACTCAAATATTTCCTCGGTCAAATTCTTAAACTCTGTCCTCAGGAAAAGCCTcagcaaaaaattaaatcagtttCCTGTCAAATCTTTAAATAAAGTTTTCTGGGCTACAGAGTGAAACTTTGAAATCTGAAATCTTTCTGAATAATCATGAAATGTAAAGTGGTGGATGGCTTTtgacagaaaaacaatttcttcAGGTATTCATTCACACACCAGCAAGAAAAACTGGAGAAGAGAAAACCTGGGAAGATGGTACctggaaaaattaaaaggtaGGAAACACCATAACCTGTGAGCAAATCCACCCTTCTTGTTCTGGTGAGATTCCACCTTCCACCATCCtcagggaagctggagagggaactGGAGTGACAAGACAAGGGAGAATGGATTCAAACAGAGAGAGGGCAAATTTAGGGAGGATTtagggaagaaatccttccctgtgagggtggctAGGCCCTggcacaagctttcctgggaatttctggttgccccatccctggaagtgtccaatgccaggctggagcaacctgatctagtgggaggtgtccctgcccatggtgggggTGGAAGGAGAAGATCTTTAGGGACCTTTCAATCCAACCCATTCCATGAGTCTATGACTCTGTAATATTATTTTTGTGCCCCAGGACAGCTGAGGGGGGAGGATTCCTGCTCCCAAATTCTGGATCAAGGAACAGGGACTGACTTCACTCCCAGCTAAGACATTCCAGGTGGTTTTGAGCTTTGAACCTCAGCCTATTGTAAGGATTTAaattccccttccccacccaccCCACCCCGTACAGAGAGAAGTGTTGCAAGCCCACAGCCAGAGAAATGGAAACTAAAACTTCATTTGCTTTTTGCAGAACAGAATCActttattgagaaaaa includes:
- the LOC110476916 gene encoding feather keratin 4-like; the encoded protein is MSCYDLCPPRSSTELCPPRTSVAVPQPIAESCNELCARQCPDSSAFIQPPPVVVTFPGPILSSFPQQAVVGSSGAPAFGGSLGLGGLYGAGATQASGGLCTFGRASAAAACSPCALPRYSRRLWDTCGPC
- the LOC110476915 gene encoding scale keratin translates to MACYDLYPSSACGVFQPQPVAGSGNEPCVRQCPDSTTVIQPPAVVVTFPGPILSSFPQDSVVGSAGAPVLPASGASLGYGGYGSLGYGGLYGYGGYGSLGYGGLWGYGGSSLGYGSCGGYRGLYGFGRSFGSCSPWSSRYGRYRRGSCGSC
- the LOC110476914 gene encoding uncharacterized protein LOC110476914: MACYDLYPSSACGVFRPQPLADSGNEPCVRQCPDSTTVIQPPPVVVTFPGPILSSFPQDSVVGSAGAPVLPASGASLGYGGYGSLGYGGLYGYGGYGSLGYGGLWGYGGSSLGYGSCGGYRGLYGFGRSFGSCSPWSSRYGRYRRGSCGSC